A single Perca flavescens isolate YP-PL-M2 chromosome 2, PFLA_1.0, whole genome shotgun sequence DNA region contains:
- the hmox1b gene encoding heme oxygenase, which translates to MEPEKKTQTTSEQMTDRDLSEQIKKVTKDSHVRAENTELMLSFQKGKVTLPQYKLLLCSLYEVYQALEEELDRNSNHPSVAPIYFPAELARLDAIEKDLEYFYGQDWREKIVVPAATKRYCHRLRQIGKENPEFLVAHAYTRYLGDLSGGQVLGRIAQKSMGLKGSEGLSFFAFPGVSSPNLFKQLYRSRMNSVELTEEERNGVLEEAVRAFELNIQVFEGLQMLASVTENELQTCSTHSTPVNTLQIPGAIIKTTPLLRMVLGLFVALVTVSVGIYAF; encoded by the exons ATGGAGCCAGAGAAGAAGACTCAGACAACATCAGAGCAGATGACTGACAG gGATCTGTCAGAACAaatcaaaaaggtgacaaaggATAGTCACGTCAGGGCCGAAAACACAGAACTGATGCTCAGCTTCCAGAAGGGAAAAGTCACCCTGCCACAGTACAag CTCCTTCTGTGCTCGCTGTATGAGGTCTACCAGGCCTTGGAGGAAGAGCTGGACAGGAACTCTAACCACCCCAGTGTTGCACCCATTTACTTCCCGGCTGAACTGGCCAGACTGGACGCCATCGAGAAAGACCTGGAATACTTCTATGGCCAGGACTGGAGAGAGAAGATTGTTGTCCCTGCAGCTACTAAAAGATACTGCCACAGACTCCGACAA attgGTAAAGAAAACCCAGAATTTTTGGTTGCCCATGCTTACACTAGGTACCTAGGTGACCTGTCTGGAGGGCAGGTCCTGGGTCGAATCGCCCAGAAGTCCATGGGGCTAAAGGGCAGCGAAGGTCTGTCATTCTTCGCTTTCCCCGGTGTGTCCAGCCCCAACCTGTTCAAACAGCTGTATCGCAGCCGGATGAACAGCGTGGAGCTGACGGAGGAGGAGAGGAACGGCGTGCTGGAGGAGGCTGTCAGAGCGTTTGAGTTAAACATTCAG gtctttgagggtttGCAGATGTTGGCGAGTGTCACTGAAAACGAGCTACAGACATGTTCAACACACTCCACACCAGTAAATACACTCCAGATCCCCGGAGCCATCATCAAAACTACCCCACTGCTCAGGATGGTGCTCGGACTTTTTGTGGCTCTGGTCACAGTCAGTGTGGGAATCTATGCTTTTtag
- the hmgxb4b gene encoding uncharacterized protein hmgxb4b isoform X2, producing MDGEAGPVCGGSQREKKRSCKDLVMDVEELEEADSDFEDTEGLLNKKRKHSGNSEAESELYGAESSGFLPAYPVCVSRDRWEERGEEEEASPSSMLEYWVYPDNQHSMADCPITRTITPLATPVTHRPCPFIPVPSSVTEVASTVCSVVNPMMSSPMTDTCSPISYMCSPTSSAWDTLRSTSTSPGCADQDPVSAAAHLHLLGESLSLIGHHLQETNKMVSMSSSLSLLLDSLLCALAPLICLTAQIPELRSCTQHTLASTLGNIAYVMPGL from the exons ATGGATGGTGAAGCAGGCCCAGTGTGTGGAGGCagccagagagagaagaaaaggtcATGCAAAGACTTAGTGATGGAtgtggaggagctggaggaagcaGATTCGGATTTTGAG GACACAGAAGGTTTACTCAACAAGAAAAGGAAACACTCTG GAAATAGTGAAGCTGAGTCTGAACTTTATGGAGCAGAGTCCTCTGGCTTCCTCCCTGCTTATCCAGTCTGTGTGTCACGAGACAGATgggaagaaagaggagaagaagaagag GCAAGTCCAAGCTCCATGTTAGAGTATTGGGTGTATCCAGATAACCAGCACAGTATGGCAGACTGTCCCATTACCAGGACTATCACCCCTCTGGCTACTCCAGTAACCCACAGGCCTTGTCCATTCATACCTGTTCCTAGTTCAGTGACAGAGGTTGCTTCTACAGTGTGCTCTGTAGTTAATCCCATGATGTCTAGCCCCATGACTGACACCTGTAGTCCCATTAGTTATATGTGTAGTCCCACCAGTTCAGCTTGGGACACTCTCAGATCTACATCCACGAGTCCTGGCTGCGCTGATCAGGATCCTGTTAGTGCTGCAGCTCACCTACACCTGTTGGGAGAATCCTTGTCCCTGATTGGACACCATCTTCAGGAGACCAAT AAAATGGTGAGTATGTCGAGTAGCTTGTCTCTGCTCTTGGACTCTCTGCTGTGTGCCCTGGCTCCTCTAATCTGCCTCACTGCACAGATACCAGAGCTGAGGAGCTGCACTCAACACACACTG GCCTCCACTCTGGGAAACATTGCCTATGTGATGCCCGGGTTGTGA
- the hmgxb4b gene encoding uncharacterized protein hmgxb4b isoform X1 gives MDGEAGPVCGGSQREKKRSCKDLVMDVEELEEADSDFEECSTNKLYKDTEGLLNKKRKHSGNSEAESELYGAESSGFLPAYPVCVSRDRWEERGEEEEASPSSMLEYWVYPDNQHSMADCPITRTITPLATPVTHRPCPFIPVPSSVTEVASTVCSVVNPMMSSPMTDTCSPISYMCSPTSSAWDTLRSTSTSPGCADQDPVSAAAHLHLLGESLSLIGHHLQETNKMVSMSSSLSLLLDSLLCALAPLICLTAQIPELRSCTQHTLASTLGNIAYVMPGL, from the exons ATGGATGGTGAAGCAGGCCCAGTGTGTGGAGGCagccagagagagaagaaaaggtcATGCAAAGACTTAGTGATGGAtgtggaggagctggaggaagcaGATTCGGATTTTGAGGAATGTAGCACCAATAAGCTTTACAAG GACACAGAAGGTTTACTCAACAAGAAAAGGAAACACTCTG GAAATAGTGAAGCTGAGTCTGAACTTTATGGAGCAGAGTCCTCTGGCTTCCTCCCTGCTTATCCAGTCTGTGTGTCACGAGACAGATgggaagaaagaggagaagaagaagag GCAAGTCCAAGCTCCATGTTAGAGTATTGGGTGTATCCAGATAACCAGCACAGTATGGCAGACTGTCCCATTACCAGGACTATCACCCCTCTGGCTACTCCAGTAACCCACAGGCCTTGTCCATTCATACCTGTTCCTAGTTCAGTGACAGAGGTTGCTTCTACAGTGTGCTCTGTAGTTAATCCCATGATGTCTAGCCCCATGACTGACACCTGTAGTCCCATTAGTTATATGTGTAGTCCCACCAGTTCAGCTTGGGACACTCTCAGATCTACATCCACGAGTCCTGGCTGCGCTGATCAGGATCCTGTTAGTGCTGCAGCTCACCTACACCTGTTGGGAGAATCCTTGTCCCTGATTGGACACCATCTTCAGGAGACCAAT AAAATGGTGAGTATGTCGAGTAGCTTGTCTCTGCTCTTGGACTCTCTGCTGTGTGCCCTGGCTCCTCTAATCTGCCTCACTGCACAGATACCAGAGCTGAGGAGCTGCACTCAACACACACTG GCCTCCACTCTGGGAAACATTGCCTATGTGATGCCCGGGTTGTGA
- the LOC114562566 gene encoding GTPase IMAP family member 4-like has protein sequence MSEHLKGSYYGSSPPELRLVLLGNIGCGKTSSADTILGQLSPISPSASRSCQLRRGISEGISESRSVTVVEAPRWYWDGVKMEDSVRKETERAMTLVAPGPHAILLLVPVNQFTEMESHVPAELEEAFGGEVLDHTMVLLTCGDYLMGRTVEEYLQKEHPGLRQIIERCRGRYHVFNNRKRQDREQVCELLEKVDNMVKENGEYYVKTAQERELEKRVKDRRRELMESYRAQKEERRETVASTHIQSTETRRSIDREENSAALERRRREGRDEIEGSVSVSQRSNGLHSTPAPEQQSYSETHNERQLNRTPSFRLNADGAILSQMSEVKSTPRVVTTFHQRLNSFEERSPEASPTSSPHSPVILSSPSSPTFASSPSSFPSSSTPSSFPSSSSPS, from the exons atgAGTGAACACTTGAAAGGGAGCTACTACGGGTCCTCTCCCCCAGAGCTGAGACTTGTTCTTTTGGGAAACATTGGATGTGGAAAGACGTCTTCAGCAGACACTATCCTGGGCCAGCTGTCCCCCATCTCTCCCAGTGCCTCCAGGAGCTGCCAGCTGCGACGGGGCATCTCTGAGGGCATCTCTGAGAGCAGGAGTGTGACTGTGGTGGAGGCGCCGAGATGGTACTGGGACGGCGTCAAGATGGAGGACAGTGTCaggaaggagacagagagagcgatgACGCTGGTAGCACCAGGCCCACATGCTATTTTGCTGCTCGTGCCGGTTAACCAATTCACAGAG ATGGAGAGTCATGTGcctgcagagctggaggaagcgTTTGGGGGCGAGGTGCTGGATCACACCATGGTCCTGCTGACCTGTGGGGACTACTTGATGGGAAGAACAGTGGAG GAATACCTGCAGAAAGAACACCCGGGCCTGAGGCAAATAATTGAGCGCTGTCGGGGGAGGTACCATGTCTTCAATAATCGTAAGCGTCAGGACAGGGAGCAGGTCTGTGAGCTGCTGGAGAAG GTGGACAATATGGTGAAGGAAAATGGGGAATACTATGTGAAAACGGCTCAGGAGAGAGAGCTGGAGAAGCGAGTgaaagacagacggagagaaCTTATGGAAAGTTACAGAGCTcaaaaggaggagagaagagagactgTCGCTTCAACACACATCCAAAGCACAGAAACACGCAGGAGTATCGATAGAGAGGAGAACAGTGCCGCcttggagaggaggaggagagaagggagggaTGAGATTGAGGGAAGTGTGAGTGTGAGCCAAAGATCTAACGGGCTTCATTCAACGCCAGCACCAGAGCAACAGTCCTATTCAGAGACGCATAATGAAAGGCAGTTGAACAGGACGCCCAGTTTCAGACTAAATGCAG ATGGAGCTATACTCTCACAAATGTCTGAGGTTAAATCAACTCCGAGAGTGGTCACTACTT TTCATCAAAGATTGAACAGCTTTGAAGAGAGATCCCCTGAGGCGTCTCCGACTTCCTCTCCTCATTCGCCAGTCATCCTCTCTTCCCCGTCCTCACCAACCTTTGCCTCCTCTCCGTCCTCATTTCCCTCATCCTCCACTCCCTCCTCAttcccctcatcctcctctccctcc
- the LOC114562569 gene encoding immune-associated nucleotide-binding protein 9-like translates to SSSSPSSLPSYSSPSSFPSSSVSSSSSSPELRLVLLGRSGAGKSAAGNIILGQEEFESRPDSLTAITQECEKKKALVDGRRVAVVDTPDWFSSEQTPDEVRAQISSCVALTSPGPHAFLLCVPLDQPAKTELHALGVLEAVFGPEAVQRHTVLLFTYADKLKKSGKAGNDSVEAYIAGQRGDLVKLVEKCGDRFHVMETEGGGRDRRNVARLLEKVEQTVKESGGQCYSHPAFQEAEKRVRQRQLEIARERRGGELEQERLGDVRQLSSERRVLYPYMQPVAEAEEEVTEDEIEKTRDEAEMSVSTMNIDSLPPITHSTMSPSLLRSIMEKMESSAKMLPQLLADGSVWVGEGATKVKGSPVWETVGSKAQNVQKMVVDSSVWEKVGANVGHVSKLVGDRVPKVMVDGSAWVGSGAKSAAASPMWEKVGSGAKTGAKLIADGSVQIGAGIFTGAKMVVQSPVWGKVGSGAKAGAKIVAESSVWEKIGTTAKQVPMVVIVGTLLGLVLGVILGGVIGGAVGAAAGSVVTEVGRRKIGNKNTLEKTDKAAKNVERTVNDSIDSLVKQGEKVFKTE, encoded by the exons tcatcttcctctccctcctcattGCCCTCCtactcctctccctcctcattCCCCTCATCCTCCgtatcttcttcttcatcatctcCGGAGCTGCGTCTGGTGCTGCTTGGGCGATCTGGAGCAGGGAAGAGTGCAGCTGGTAACATCATACTGGGGCAGGAGGAGTTTGAGTCACGCCCGGACAGCCTCACTGCGATCACTCAGgaatgtgagaaaaaaaaagcactggtTGACGGAAGACGG GTGGCGGTGGTGGATACCCCAGACTGGTTCAGTTCAGAACAAACTCCAGATGAGGTGCGAGCTCAGATCTCCTCCTGTGTTGCTTTAACCAGTCCCGGTCCACACGCCTTCCTCCTGTGCGTCCCCTTAGACCAGCCTGCAAAGACCGAGCTGCACGCTCTCGGGGTCCTCGAGGCAGTTTTTGGCCCAGAAGCGGTCCAGAGACACACTGTGCTCCTCTTTACTTATGCAGATAAACTGAAAAAGAGCGGGAAGGCAGGAAATGACAGTGTGGAGGCATACATTGCTGGTCAGCGGGGGGATTTGGTAAAGCTTGTGGAGAAATGTGGTGACAGGTTTCATGTGATGGAGAcggaaggaggaggaagggacAGAAGAAATGTGGCACGGCTGCTAGAGAAGGTGGAGCAGACAGTGAAGGAAAGTGGAGGACAGTGCTATTCCCATCCTGCTTTTCAGGAGGCGGAGAAACGAGTGAGGCAGAGACAGTTGGAGATAGCAAGGGAGAGACGGGGGGGGGAACTAGAGCAAGAAAGACTGGGCGACGTTAGACAGCTCAGCTCTGAAAGGCGGGTACTTTATCCCTACATGCAGCCTGTGGCTGAGGCAGAAGAGGAAGTGACAGAGGATGAGATTGAGAAAACAAGGGATGAGGCAGAGATGAGTGTAAGTACAATGAATATTGACAGCCTTCCTCCCATTACGCATTCCACCATGTCCCCTTCACTTCTCCGTTCCATTATGGAGAAAATGGAGTCAAGTGCAAAGATGTTACCTCAACTCCTGGCAGATGGCTCTGTGTGGGTCGGTGAGGGAGCAACGAAGGTGAAAGGTAGTCCGGTGTGGGAGACAGTCGGCAGCAAGGCACAAAATGTCCAGAAGATGGTGGTTGATAGTTCTGTATGGGAGAAGGTTGGAGCTAATGTTGGACATGTGTCCAAACTAGTAGGAGATAGAGTTCCCAAGGTAATGGTGGATGGTTCTGCATGGGTGGGATCCGGAGCAAAGTCAGCAGCAGCTAGTCCTATGTGGGAAAAAGTAGGATCTGGGGCCAAAACTGGAGCTAAGCTGATTGCTGACGGCTCTGTGCAAATTGGAGCTGGAATTTTTACCGGTGCAAAGATGGTGGTGCAAAGTCCTGTGTGGGGGAAGGTTGGCTCTGGGGCCAAAGCAGGGGCAAAAATAGTGGCGGAGAGCTCGGTGTGGGAGAAAATCGGGACTACTGCTAAACAGGTGCCCATGGTAGTCATAGTGGGCACATTGCTGGGTCTGGTGCTCGGTGTGATTTTAGGGGGTGTGATTGGCGGAGCTGTGGGGGCAGCTGCTGGATCTGTGGTAACTGAGGTGGGCAGACGGAAAATcggcaacaaaaacacgttAGAAAAGACAGATAAAGCTGCAAAAAATGTGGAGAGAACAGTGAACGACAGCATAGACTCTCTGGTAAAACAAGGAGAGAAAGTATTCAAAACTGAATGA
- the lyl1 gene encoding cell wall protein RBR3 isoform X2, which translates to MMEKLNPTGPPTSPPNLPRPSSSSSSSSSSSSSSPSCASVEQHSPLQNRPLASSYAISSLCPANKTGHKGHTDVPSVDSIQSPIATATVLTSHNVGTATAPEPIVMETEEEEEEKRGGPKCTTAPSASAKGSPTLSSPPPLLPAPAKTSLCTLPPPTSTRSFPLSSSSSPLPPHIPVISLGHSKPPLPLPNTPLTALHPIPSLLHGPHGDLRRSQLACLPVASPGASGGHSASSPGPLLPQQYLSAHPFFTSSYLGPSGGNYGVINNSRIKRRPSSHFEVEINDCPPQKLARRVFTNSRERWRQQNVNGAFSELRKLIPTHPPDKKLSKNEILRLAVKYINFLVTLLNDQAQDKNKDSAEDERSTTGLDSNKRNRIFQCNTPSPSHATPPSSARPTAVHRDSTDSVIALANSPATSSCYGDTDSEENFGAKTSLVTQGLLGKVKGQIRMVAATNDER; encoded by the exons ATGATGGAGAAGCTAAACCCCACTGGCCCACCTACCTCACCCCCAAACCTACCtcgcccctcctcctcctcctcttcctcctcctcctcctcctcttcctccccatcCTGTGCCTCCGTAGAGCAGCACAGTCCACTCCAAAACAGGCCTTTAGCATCCTCGTACGCTATCAGCAGCCTGTGTCCTGCTAACAAGACAGGGCACAAGGGACACACGGATGTCCCCTCTGTTGACTCGATTCAGTCCCCCATTGCCACGGCGACGGTGTTAACCAGTCACAACGTAGGGACAGCTACTGCACCTGAGCCCATCGTCATGGAGaccgaggaggaggaagaggagaagcgAGGAGGACCAAAGTGCACCACAGCCCCTTCTGCTTCTGCCAAGGGGTCCCCAACTCTTTCCTCTCCACCTCCACTCCTCCCGGCGCCAGCAAAGACCTCCTTGTGTACTTTACCACCTCCAACCTCCACCAGATCCTTCCCTTTGTCTTCAtcatcctctcctcttcctccacacATTCCAGTCATCAGCCTCGGTCACAGCAAACCCCCTCTCCCGCTCCCTAATACCCCTTTGACTGCCCTCCACCCAATTCCCAGTCTCCTACATGGGCCCCATGGGGACCTTCGCCGCAGTCAGCTGGCCTGTTTGCCTGTGGCCAGCCCTGGAGCTTCTGGGGGCCATTCAGCTTCCTCCCCAGGACCCCTGTTGCCTCAGCAGTACCTGTCTGCACACCCCTTCTTCACCAG TTCTTACCTGGGTCCTTCAGGAGGAAACTATGGTGTCATCAACAACAGCCGGATCAAGAGAAGACCCTCATCGCACTTTGAGGTGGAGATCAATGATT GCCCTCCTCAGAAACTCGCTCGCCGTGTCTTCACCAACAGCCGCGAGCGCTGGCGACAGCAGAACGTAAACGGGGCTTTCTCTGAGCTGAGAAAACTCATTCCCACACACCCACCAGACAAGAAGCTCAGCAAGAATGAAATCCTCCGTCTGGCTGTAAAGTACATCAACTTCTTGGTCACTCTGCTCAATGACCAGGCACAGGACAAGAACAAGGACTCAGCTGAGGACGAGCGCAGCACCACTGGGTTGGACAGTAATAAACGGAACCGTATTTTTCAGTGCAACACTCCTTCTCCGTCCCACGCCACCCCGCCATCCTCAGCACGTCCCACTGCAGTCCACAGAGACTCAACTGACTCAGTCATTGCTCTGGCTAACTCCCCAGCAACATCCAGTTGCTATGGTGACACAGACAGTGAGGAAAACTTTGGGGCTAAGACCTCTTTGGTGACACAGGGCCTTCTGGggaaggtcaaaggtcagatacGGATGGTGGCAGCCACAAATGATGAGCGGTGA
- the lyl1 gene encoding proline-rich receptor-like protein kinase PERK8 isoform X1 → MMEKLNPTGPPTSPPNLPRPSSSSSSSSSSSSSSPSCASVEQHSPLQNRPLASSYAISSLCPANKTGHKGHTDVPSVDSIQSPIATATVLTSHNVGTATAPEPIVMETEEEEEEKRGGPKCTTAPSASAKGSPTLSSPPPLLPAPAKTSLCTLPPPTSTRSFPLSSSSSPLPPHIPVISLGHSKPPLPLPNTPLTALHPIPSLLHGPHGDLRRSQLACLPVASPGASGGHSASSPGPLLPQQYLSAHPFFTSSYLGPSGGNYGVINNSRIKRRPSSHFEVEINDCPAHSDSDYVCLTGPPQKLARRVFTNSRERWRQQNVNGAFSELRKLIPTHPPDKKLSKNEILRLAVKYINFLVTLLNDQAQDKNKDSAEDERSTTGLDSNKRNRIFQCNTPSPSHATPPSSARPTAVHRDSTDSVIALANSPATSSCYGDTDSEENFGAKTSLVTQGLLGKVKGQIRMVAATNDER, encoded by the exons ATGATGGAGAAGCTAAACCCCACTGGCCCACCTACCTCACCCCCAAACCTACCtcgcccctcctcctcctcctcttcctcctcctcctcctcctcttcctccccatcCTGTGCCTCCGTAGAGCAGCACAGTCCACTCCAAAACAGGCCTTTAGCATCCTCGTACGCTATCAGCAGCCTGTGTCCTGCTAACAAGACAGGGCACAAGGGACACACGGATGTCCCCTCTGTTGACTCGATTCAGTCCCCCATTGCCACGGCGACGGTGTTAACCAGTCACAACGTAGGGACAGCTACTGCACCTGAGCCCATCGTCATGGAGaccgaggaggaggaagaggagaagcgAGGAGGACCAAAGTGCACCACAGCCCCTTCTGCTTCTGCCAAGGGGTCCCCAACTCTTTCCTCTCCACCTCCACTCCTCCCGGCGCCAGCAAAGACCTCCTTGTGTACTTTACCACCTCCAACCTCCACCAGATCCTTCCCTTTGTCTTCAtcatcctctcctcttcctccacacATTCCAGTCATCAGCCTCGGTCACAGCAAACCCCCTCTCCCGCTCCCTAATACCCCTTTGACTGCCCTCCACCCAATTCCCAGTCTCCTACATGGGCCCCATGGGGACCTTCGCCGCAGTCAGCTGGCCTGTTTGCCTGTGGCCAGCCCTGGAGCTTCTGGGGGCCATTCAGCTTCCTCCCCAGGACCCCTGTTGCCTCAGCAGTACCTGTCTGCACACCCCTTCTTCACCAG TTCTTACCTGGGTCCTTCAGGAGGAAACTATGGTGTCATCAACAACAGCCGGATCAAGAGAAGACCCTCATCGCACTTTGAGGTGGAGATCAATGATT GCCCTGCACACTCAGACAGTGATTATGTGTGTCTAACAGGCCCTCCTCAGAAACTCGCTCGCCGTGTCTTCACCAACAGCCGCGAGCGCTGGCGACAGCAGAACGTAAACGGGGCTTTCTCTGAGCTGAGAAAACTCATTCCCACACACCCACCAGACAAGAAGCTCAGCAAGAATGAAATCCTCCGTCTGGCTGTAAAGTACATCAACTTCTTGGTCACTCTGCTCAATGACCAGGCACAGGACAAGAACAAGGACTCAGCTGAGGACGAGCGCAGCACCACTGGGTTGGACAGTAATAAACGGAACCGTATTTTTCAGTGCAACACTCCTTCTCCGTCCCACGCCACCCCGCCATCCTCAGCACGTCCCACTGCAGTCCACAGAGACTCAACTGACTCAGTCATTGCTCTGGCTAACTCCCCAGCAACATCCAGTTGCTATGGTGACACAGACAGTGAGGAAAACTTTGGGGCTAAGACCTCTTTGGTGACACAGGGCCTTCTGGggaaggtcaaaggtcagatacGGATGGTGGCAGCCACAAATGATGAGCGGTGA